The following DNA comes from Ictalurus punctatus breed USDA103 chromosome 19, Coco_2.0, whole genome shotgun sequence.
cctccactgtagcctccactcattgccagtatcagccagaggaggatgtcctcaggagagttttttatttattttttgaaatttatttttttaattttatttttataccacaccgtggtatcgagtatcgtgtacttttggtgatatcggtaccgactactagatttttggtattgtgacatcccGACTTACAACACAACGTTACAACACCACATTACAAAACCACACTCCAACACATTACAACACAACACTCCAACACAACGTTACACCACCACATTACAACACAAAGTTACAACAGCACGCTACAACTGAACATTACAACACCACATTACAACACCACACTACAACACAGTGTTACAACACTACATTACAACACCACACTAAACACCACACTAGAACACAACATTACAATATCACGTTACAACACCATACTACAACACAATGTTACATCACATTACAACACCACACTACAACACAACATTACAACACCACATCACACTACAACACAAAGTTACAACACCACATTACAACACCACACTACAacacaaaattacaacaccacaCTACAACGTTACAACACCACACTACAACACAATGTTACAACACCACACTACAACACAAAGTCACACCACACTACAACACAGCGTTACAACATCACACTGCAACACAGCGTTACAACACTACATTACAACACCACACTACAACACAGCATTACAACACCACACTACAACACAATGTTACAACACCACAAGGGAATACAGAAGTAGCTGAGGAGGACTAAAATACTGGCAGAAGAACCAGATTGTGGGGAAGCTACAACAGAACAATCTGAAACAGGTGTGTGGGGGGAGTGAAGAGCATCACTTGTATGTAAAAGTCAGAAGGAACAGGGTCACGCCAACGAGTTAAACCAGTTTTTCAACAGGTTTGACTCACTAACGCAGGAGTCACTGAACCTCCCTCCAGCTCCTTAAATGTCCCCACTCACACCTCCATCTTGGCtgtccccattcacacctgggcTGCCCCGTCCTCTGCAGGCCTCCCTGCAGCAAAACAAGACTGGGAAATGACAGCCACAGCCCGCCTCTTCTCACCAGTAGACAACACAACGAAAGAAAACATCACAACACCTCCCACACCAAGGAAGAcagcatcaccaccaccacatcctCCCCATATCCCCACCCACACCTCCACCATATCCCCACCCACTACCAGCCAGTTGAGACAGCAGCTCACTAAGACCCGGATGTCAGAGGACCTGACATCATCAACCGAGTGTGCATAAAGTGTGTGCGGAGCAGATGGCAGAAGTGTTTCGGCATCATTTTGAGCTATCCCTGAGGCTAAGAAAGGTGCCTAAGATCTAGATAAGATCTGCATAGTCCGCATGCCCAAGAAAGGAGGTCCCAGCACTCTCAATATCTTCAGGCCTGTGGCCTTAACATCACATGTAATGAAGACCCTTGAGAGGCTGGTTCTACAGCACCTCAGACCCCTGGTAGAGGGCTGCATGCTTCCAATGCAATTTGCTTACAAGGCTAACATCGATGTGGAGGATGCCATCATCTACCTGCTTCACAGACACCTGGAGAGGCCACAAAGCACAGTGAGGATCATGTTATTTGATTTCTCAAGTGCTTTTAACATGGTCCAGCCACTGTGGATGGCTGAGAagaaccctaaacctaacccaaGGTGGAGGCAGAGTAATGGTGGAAGTACAGTAAAGGTGGAGGTGGAGTAATGGTGGAAGTACAGTAAAGGTGGAGGTGGAGTAACGGTGGAAATACAGTAAAGGTGGAGGTGGAGTAATGGtggaagtacagtaaagttGAAGGCGGGGTTACGGTGGAAATACAGTAAAGGTGGAGGTGGAGTAATGGGGGAAATACAGTAAAGGTGGAGGTGGAGTAATGGTGGAAGTACAGTAAAGGTGGAGGCGGAGTAATGGTGGAAGAAAGAGGTGCAGAATATATTCTAATCTACTCTATCTACTCAAGCGTGACTACAGCAGTGGACAGGAGGAAGCTTGAGATATGACATCAGTGTTCAAGTTCTAATAATCAGGAGGAGGACAATAATGTACAAAAACATAGAGAGCAACTATACATCAGAGTTTAATGTTTGCACAgctgctgaaaaacacacagacctctctctctctctctctctctctctctctcacacacacacacacacacacacacacacacacacacacacacactcattttacTTTAGACAATTAAGGGCCAAATAGAAaccgcccacacacacattcaggtgAAAAGGAAAACTGTAATCTGACgcacacaaataaaaaacaaacaaaaactaatacACTATGGTTTGTAATATGATGTACAGACACGTGAAGACACGCCGTCCCCCAGAAGTCAGGAGGAGACACGCCGTCCAACAGAAGTCAGGAGGAGACACGCCGTCCACCAGAAGTCCGGAGGAGACACGCCGTCCTCCAGAAGTCACGAGAAGACACGGTGTCCACCAGAAGTCAAGAAGAAACACGCCGTCCACCAAAAGTCAAGAAGAGACACCTCATCCATCAGAAGTCAGGAGGAGACACACCGTCCCTCAGAAGTCAGGAGGAGACACGCCGTCCTCCAGAAGTCAGGAGGAGATACGCCGTCCTCCAGAAGTCAAGAAGAAACACGCTACGCAACACACTACGTGACACGATACACAACAAGCTACGCAACACATTACGTAACAAACTACGCAAAAgtaaaagaatgaaaagaataTTTGAAAGTCAAATGTTTCTCTTGCAGTTTAAACTCTAAACTCAGGgttaatgttttgtgtgtgtgcgtgtgtgtgtgtgtgtgtgtgtgtgtgtgtgtgtgtgtgtgtatgcacgtgTGCGCATACTTGTGTGCCTATTGCAAGGCAAATGAAGAGTGAGAATGGAAATGAAGAACACAGAAACATCGGAACAAAGACGGACAGcggttttgtttcatttctgttAGAAGACAATGACAATGAAAACATGTGTCCATTACACCACGCCCAAAACACACGTCTATTACACCACGCCCAAAACACGCGTCTATTACACCACGCCCAAAACACACGTCTACTACACCACGCCCAAAACACACGTCTACTACACCACGCCCAAAACACGCGTCTACTACaccacacccaaaacacacatCTACTACACCACGCCCAAAACACGCGTCTATTACACCACGCCCAAAACACACGTCTACTACACCACGCCCAAAACACGCGTCTACTACaccacacccaaaacacacatCTACTACACCACGCCCAAAACACACGTCTATTACACCACGCCCAAAACACACGTCTACTACACCACGCCCAAAACACACGTCTACTACACCACGCCCAAAACACGCGTCTATTACACCACGCCCAAAACACGCGTCTATTACACCACGCCCAAAACACGCGTCTACTACACCACGCCCAAAACACACGTCTACTACaccacacccaaaacacacgtCTATTACACCACGCCCAAAACACACGTCTACTACACCACGCCCAAAACACGCGTCTACTACACCACGTGCAAAACACACGTCTATTATACCACACCCAAAATACACGTCTATTACACCACGCCCAAAACACACGTCTATTACACCACGCCCAAAACACACGTCTACTACATCATGCCCAAAACACACGTCTATTCCACACGCCCAAAACACACGTCTACTACACCACGCCCAAAACACGCGTCTATTACACCACACCCAAAATACACGTCTACTACACCACGCCCAAAACACACGTCTATTACACCACGCCCAAAACACGCGTCTATTACACCACACCCAAAATACACGTCTATTACACCACGCCCAAAACACACGTCTATTACACCATGCCCAAAACACACGTCTATTACACCATGCCCAAAACACATGTCTATTACACCACACCCAAAATACACGTCTACTACACCACGCCCAAAACACGCGTCTACTACaccacacccaaaacacacatCTACTACACCACGCCCAAAAATACTAATCTATTACACCACGCCCAAAACACACGTCTATTACACCACACCCAAAACATACATCTATTACACCATGCCCAAAACACACATCTATTACACCACGCCCAAAACACGCGTCTACTACACCATGCCCAAAACACACGTCTATTACACCACGCCCAAAACACGCGTCTATTACaccacacccaaaacacacgtCTATTACACCATGCCCAAAACACACATCTATTACACCATGCCCAAAACACATGTCTATTACACCACGCCCAAAACACACGTCTATTACACCACGCCCAAAACACACGTCAATTACACCACATCCAAAATACACGTCTACTACACCACGCCCAAAACACGCGTCTACTACACCACACCCAAAATACACGTCTACTACACCACTCCCAAAACACACGTCTACTACACCATGCCCAAAACACGCATCTATTACACCACGCCCAAAACACACGTCTATTACACCATGCCCAAAACACACGTCCCAATACACACGTCTATTACACCATGCCCAAAACACACGTCTATTACACCACGCCCAAAACACGTACCTATTACAAACACATTTCTATAACAACAGGacccaaacacacttctattagaacacaacacaaacacacttgtattagaacacaacccaaacacacttctattAGAACACGACCCAAACACACCTATTATAACAGGACCCAAACTCACTTCTATTAgaacacaacccaaacacacttctattATAACACAACCAAAATGCTCTTCTATTAGAACAGGACACAAACTCACTTCTATTAGAACAGTACCCAAATGGCTTCTATTAGAACACAACCCAAACGCTCTTCTATTATAACAGGACctaaacacacttctattaGAACACAACCCAAACGCTCTTCTATTATAACAGGACctaaacacacttctattagaacacaacccaaacacacttctattagaacacaacccaaacacacttctattAAAACAGGACCTAAACACACCTATtataacacaacccaaacacacacctattataacacaacccaaacacacacctatTATAACACAACCCAAACCACACTTCTATtataacacaacccaaacacacacctattataacacaacccaaacacacttctattataacacaacccaaacacacttctattataacacaacccaaacacacgTCTATTATAACAGGACCCAAACTCACTTCTATTAgaacacaacccaaacacacttctaCTATAACACAACCAAAATGCTCTTCTATTAGAACAGGACACAAACTCACTTCTATTAGAACAGTACCCAAATGGCTTCTATTAGAACACAACCCAAACGCTCTTCTATtataacacaacccaaacacacacctattataacacaacccaaacacacttctattATAACACAACCCAAACCACACTTCTATTATAACACAACCCAAACCACACTCCTATtataacacaacccaaacacacttctattataacacaacccaaacacacacctattataacacaacccaaacacacttctattataacacaacccaaacacacttctattataacacaacccaaacacacttctattATAACACCATGCCCAAACACACGTCTATTAAAACAGGACCTAAACACACCTATtataacacaacccaaacacacacctattataacacaacccaaacacacttctattataacacaacccaaacacacttctattataacacaacccaaacacacacctattataacacaacccaaacacacacctattataacacaacccaaacacacacctattataacacaacccaaacacacttctattagaacacagccaaacacacacttctattagaacacaacccaaacacacttctattagaacacaacccaaacacacttctattAGAACACGacccaaacacacttctattATAACAGGACctaaacacacttctattaGAACACGacccaaacacacttctaaTAGAACACGACCCAAACACACGTCTATTAAAACAGGACCTAAACACACCTATtataacacaacccaaacacacacctattataacacaacccaaacacacttctattataacacaacccaaacacacacctattataacacaacccaaacacacacctatTATAACACAACCCAAACCACACTTCTATtataacacaacccaaacacacacctattataacacaacccaaacacacttctattataacacaacccaaacacacttctattataacacaacccaaacacacgTCTATTATAACAGGACCCAAACTCACTTCTATTAgaacacaacccaaacacacttctaCTATAACACAACCAAAATGCTCTTCTATTAGAACAGGACACAAACTCACTTCTATTAGAACAGTACCCAAATGGCTTCTATTAGAACACAACCCAAACGCTCTTCTATtataacacaacccaaacacacacctattataacacaacccaaacacacttctattATAACACAACCCAAACCACACTTCTATTATAACACAACCCAAACCACACTCCTATtataacacaacccaaacacacttctattataacacaacccaaacacacacctattataacacaacccaaacacacttctattataacacaacccaaacacacttctattataacacaacccaaacacacttctattATAACACAACCCAAACCACACTTCTATTATAACACAACCCAAACCACACTCCTATtataacacaacccaaacacacttctattataacacaacccaaacacacacctattataacacaacccaaacacacttctattATAACACAACCCAAACCACACTTCTATTATAACACAACCCAAACCACACTCCTATTATAACACAACCCAAACCACACTCCTATtataacacaacccaaacacacttctattataacacaacccaaacacacacctattataacacaacccaaacacacttctattATAACACAACCCAAACCACACTTCTATTATAACACAACCCAAACCACACTCCTATtataacacaacccaaacacacttctattataacacaacccaaacacacacctattataacacaacccaaacacacttctattataacacaacccaaacacacttctattataacacaacccaaacacacttctattataacacaacccaaacacacttctattataacacaacccaaacacacttctattATAACACCATGCCCAAACACACGTCTATTAAAACAGGACCTAAACACACCTATtataacacaacccaaacacacacctattataacacaacccaaacacacttctattataacacaacccaaacacacttctattataacacaacccaaacacacacctattataacacaacccaaacacacttctattagaacacagccaaacacacacttctattagaacacaacccaaacacacttctattagaacacaacccaaacacacttctattAGAACACGacccaaacacacttctattATAACAGGACctaaacacacttctattaGAACACGacccaaacacacttctattAGAACACGACCCAAACACACGTCTATTAAAACAGGACCTAAACACACCTATtataacacaacccaaacacacttctattAGAACACGGCCAAACACACACTTCTATTAgaacacaacccaaacacacttctattAGAACACGacccaaacacacttctattATAACAGGACctaaacacacttctattaGAACACGacccaaacacacttctattAGAACACGACCCAAACACACGTCTATTAAAACAGGACCTAAACACACCTATtataacacaacccaaacacacacctattataacacaacccaaacacacttctattAGAACACGGCCAAACACACACTTCTATTAGAACACAACCCTAACACACTTCTATTAGAACACGacccaaacacacttctattataacacgacccaaacacacttctattATAACAGGACctaaacacacttctattataacatgacccaaacacacttctattAGAACAGGACCTAAACACACCTATtataacacaacccaaacacacacctattataacacaacccaaacacacttctattagaacacaacccaaacacacttctattagaacacaacccaaacacacttctattagaacacaacccaaacacacttctattATAACAGGACctaaacacacttctattataacatgacccaaacacacttctattAGAACAGGACctaaacacacttctattaGAACACGacccaaacacacttctattAGAACACGACCCAAACACACTAACTCTGTCACACTGTTACATTTTATCTCAACAGTTAGACACATATATCATTAATTTTATTGACTGTTTTGTCAGATAAATATTAAGCTAAAGAATATAATGAGGACTAAATTAAGacatacacactataataatatgaataagattaataataattaatgaggATTGGATatgttgtatgtatgtatatatgttgtATATAATATGTTGTATGTAATGTTATATGTATAGATGAAGCTCTACACAAACAGCTGGATTAAACATTAAGAATGAAGCAAACACACAGATTATAAACACCAGCACTGTGTTAAAGTCACTTTACATACCGCCATTTTCTCTCTGAAGTTTCTGTATTAATCACAGAATTGCAGATGATCAGAGATGAAACTGAAATGTATATTTCTGCCACATATCCGGAGAAGCGAGCGCGGAGGCTGCAGTTAATcactacaccaccaccaccatcatcatcatcatcatctttatcTTCGTCAATGCGGATATTAAACTCCCCTCAGTGAAATGTTACCGTTTAAGGTTCGCTTTAATGTGAAACActgcaattgtgtgtgtgtgtgtgtgtgtgagagagagagagagagagagagagagagagagagagagagagagagagacagacactgtgtgtgttcagacgCTACGCAGCTCTTCCTGTCTTTCCACTCGCAGTATGTGCACTTATCGCTGACCTCAGATCAGACACTCGCCTCGTGATGTCACACTTAGACCTTTCATTCCGACCGCGGATCAGCTTCAGGATAACTCAACGCCATTGGCTGGAACTGCAATAACATGGCGGTGCtacatttcttcttttaaaataaaagtcttaTTGAAATAACCAGGGTTAAAGTTAACGGTGCATTAGTTACATTTGTGGAAAGATCGGAATACagtaatattgtgtgtgtgtgtgtgtgtgtgtgtgtgtgtgtgtgtgtgtgtgtgtgtgtgtgtgagtgcgtgcgtgcgttcgagcgtgcgtgtgtgtggccAAAGGCAAGTGGACATCTGATAATCACACATATGCATGGATTTTTTTCCACGTTTGATGTGATATTAAGCTCTATTCTTCTGGTAAaaatttccactagattttggagcatggctcgctttgtgcacaggggcactgtcgtgctggaacaggtttgaccctcttagttccagtgaagggaaactgtaattcTGCAGAattacatacaatacatactaTACAATACTACACTCCACCATACTACACTCCACCATTCTATAATCCACCATACTacactccactatactacactcCACTATACTATACTCCACTATACAACACTCCACCATTCTATAATCCACCATACTACACTCCACTATACTGAACTCCACCATACTacactccactatactacactccactatactacactccactatactacactcCACTATACTATACTCCACCATACTACACTCCACCATACTACACTCCACCATACTACACTCCACCATTCTATACTCCActatactccactatactacactcCACCATTCTATAATCCACCATACTACACTCCACTATACTaaactccactatactacactcCACCATACTAGACTCCACCATACTACACTCCACCATTCTATAATCCACCATACTacactccactatactacactcCACTATACTATACTCCACCATATTacactccactatactacactcCACCATACTAGACTCCACCATACTacactccactatactacactcCACTATACTATACTCCACCATATTACTCGCCACCACACTGTACTCCACCATACTGTACTCCATCATCCTATACTCTACCATACAGTACAACAGCATACAAACAGCAATATCACCACATCATACTTtgattaataaaaaacatttataatattaataacatatttttttaaataacagattTAATAACAGTGCACAGAAGATGGGAATGACGTAATGCGGCTACCCATGATGCTCAGCGCGGCCTAGCAGTAAGATGGCGGACGCTATGGCTGAGTATGAGAGAGATGCTGGATGTGTTCCTGTTCTTCACCCTGAGGTAACTCACATTTTATTCTTATAAACTCgccatataaatatatacttatTCAGAAAggttttatcttttaaaaagattttttattgaTTCAGTCTGCAATGAGCGTGAGGGCAGCTAGCAGTAAGCTAACCCTGCTAAAGCTAACCCAGCTCCCCACTGCGGAATTAGCATTAGCGTTAGCATGTTCATCACTGCTCCCTTTATATTCATGCTTTTAAATCAGAGTTCTGCAGGAATAATCCTCTCACACTGGTGTTTAGACATATGCGCGCTGTGGGTTTATTTTATCCTTGTAAATGGTGTCGAGGCGCAACTCTGCATAGTTCCTGTTAGCAGAATCCGAGTtagcatgtatttatttttgtttttgtagtcCGGTGCACAGCtagcgttagcattagcattgcCTCCATATATGGAATTAAATGACATCCGGATGCTGCACAGAAATGATGCTGTTAAGATGTAAGAATCCGGGAATAAACTGTTGGTTTAATTTAAGAGGATATTAATTAGGATTATAagtttaatgatttaaatatgaaGTGTGGATGCGAACAAGGGTAAGGGATTTAAAGGGCTGCTAATAACAATGCCAACTCTGCTAACAGGAGGATGAAAACTGGACGTCTTACATTAGATGTCATACTTAGATTACATACTTAGatgtcttactctctctctctctctctctctctgtgtgtgtgtgtgtgtgtgtgtgtgtgtgtgtgtgtgtgtgcgcgcgcgcgtgtgtgcgagcgagagagagagagagaaagtgagagagagttggaaccacacacacattatacagaCTGTACCACACACTTTAGACACAATTGTATTAGAAGGGGTTCAGTTACTCCaggaaaaatctgtttaaagaaacatgtaggtaagggatctagtatgcaaggtgatgattttgatgaagcGATTAATGAAATTAGTTCTGTCCCTCTCTAAAGGgagtaaaatattataataattgatCAATAATAAGTGCCACCATTTCAAtagcatttgtgactgaaaagtacgtctgtgaaaaaatatataggtgCACCGGTGCAAGTGACCTGTTCgtagttgtataatacaatcggaataaaaactacaggaagtccaaaatacatctacaccgtgcaacagttactttcacactgcttttcatctcctcagtcaaccgaacaagtgtgtaaatactgcagagaagccattatgatgaagagagtaactctgtacatcatctgcttcaacttcccgatctcacaaccgccatcttttattgatcccacaaaataacctgaactttcacctgtTCATGTAGACACAGCGGTGCCGggtggagtaaattaataataatgttaacactacaaggtgggtttaattcaaacttctttattaaataattcctcaccaatcataatcaagagtaagaactgttcagtctgtaaacatacagtacattgcCGTTCTCTCTCTTCACAAACTCTAATAGACAgtgcattcacttcatttaaactcagggttgccagatttcacCAGAACaatcaactccagtttccatgtactgatttaatccccccaaaaacacaatattattagCAGACAATGCAACACTGTACTGCGGAACCTAGGGTTaggcacattaacgttaccatctcttaaaagaaaaaacttcAACCGtactcctaaatttttgtaattaggagcagAAGTGATCCAAAAATAAGTAGTTAGAGCCctgctatattattatttacagagtTAGTTATAAGactggttttaaattaatagtctgaatttttgcctaatattttcagttttccCAGTGAAAACAATCATGAAGTCATCGCTGATATAtaatgattgtgattgtgtgcatgtttctgtggtggttttat
Coding sequences within:
- the LOC128635390 gene encoding uncharacterized protein LOC128635390, with the translated sequence MKTCVHYTTPKTHVYYTTPKTRVYYTTPKTHVYYTTPKTHVYYTTPKTRVYYTTPKTHIYYTTPKTRVYYTTPKTHVYYTTPKTRVYYTTPKTHIYYTTPKTHVYYTTPKTHVYYTTPKTHVYYTTPKTRVYYTTPKTRVYYTTPKTRVYYTTPKTHVYYTTPKTHVYYTTPKTHVYYTTPKTRVYYTTCKTHVYYTTPKIHVYYTTPKTHVYYTTPKTHVYYIMPKTHVYSTRPKHTSTTPRPKHASITPHPKYTSTTPRPKHTSITPRPKHASITPHPKYTSITPRPKHTSITPCPKHTSITPCPKHMSITPHPKYTSTTPRPKHASTTPHPKHTSTTPRPKILIYYTTPKTHVYYTTPKTYIYYTMPKTHIYYTTPKTRVYYTMPKTHVYYTTPKTRVYYTTPKTHVYYTMPKTHIYYTMPKTHVYYTTPKTHVYYTTPKTHVNYTTSKIHVYYTTPKTRVYYTTPKIHVYYTTPKTHVYYTMPKTRIYYTTPKTHVYYTMPKTHVPIHTSITPCPKHTSITPRPKHVPITNTFL